A genomic region of Azoarcus sp. KH32C contains the following coding sequences:
- a CDS encoding lipid asymmetry maintenance protein MlaB, whose translation MNSSTLSDAVNERPAGFRPEGELTIYTVAEQHGLLMRALDAGPVVHLDMSAVNEVDTAGLQLLILARREAAQRGIELRVAGCSDVVKDALETMQLASLLDDCAAEGGVSRN comes from the coding sequence ATGAACTCCTCAACTTTATCCGATGCCGTGAATGAGCGGCCGGCCGGCTTCCGTCCGGAAGGCGAGCTCACGATCTACACCGTCGCGGAACAACATGGGCTGCTGATGAGGGCGCTGGACGCCGGCCCGGTCGTGCATCTGGATATGTCGGCGGTGAATGAGGTGGATACCGCGGGACTGCAGTTGCTGATCCTGGCGAGGCGCGAGGCCGCACAGCGCGGGATCGAACTGCGGGTCGCCGGGTGCAGCGATGTAGTGAAGGACGCGCTGGAGACGATGCAGCTTGCCAGCCTTCTGGATGACTGCGCCGCAGAGGGCGGAGTGTCTCGGAACTGA
- the uvrA gene encoding excinuclease ABC subunit UvrA — protein MDEIRIRGARTHNLKNINLDLPRNRLTVITGLSGSGKSSLAFDTLYAEGQRRYVESLSAYARQFLQLMEKPDVDLIEGLSPAISIEQKATSHNPRSTVGTVTEIHDYLRLLYARAGTPHCPDHPDQALEAQTVSQMVDHILALPEDTRLMILAPVVSHRKGEQHELFSELRAQGFVRVRVDGQVGELDAMPPLEKGRRHSVEVVIDRLKVRADQRGRLAESFETALTHADGRAIAVEMDSGHEHLFSARFACPICSYSLAELEPRLFSFNNPSGACPKCDGLGQVEFFDPARVVAHPELSLAAGAIRGWDRRNQFYFQMLAGLASHYDFDVEAPFETLSEEVRQVVLHGSGRHKITFRYLSDNGRMVPKEHPFEGIIPNLERRFRETDSIAVREELAKYRATQACPACHGTRLRSEARHVLIGGQSLHTVSHMPLGECKAFFDELSLSGQRALVAAKIVKEISDRLSFLINVGLDYLSLDRSADTLSGGEAQRIRLASQIGSGLTGVMYVLDEPSIGLHQRDNDRLLTTLRQLRDLGNTVIVVEHDEDAIRCADYVVDMGPGAGVHGGEIVAQGTPTEIIANPQSLTGAYLAGHEAIQPPVRRSAPNPERLFHLRGCTGNNLKDVTLELPVGLFTCITGVSGSGKSTLINDTLYAIAARHLYGSNIEPAPHGEVEGLDHFDKVINVDQSPIGRTPRSNPATYTGLLTPVRELFAGVPEARARGYGPGRFSFNVKGGRCEACQGDGMIKVEMHFLPDMYVPCDVCHGKRYNRETLEIRYKGKTIYEVLDMTVENALEFFRPVPGVARKLETLMDVGLGYIRLGQSATTLSGGEAQRVKLSLELSKRDTGRTLYILDEPTTGLHFRDIELLLGVLNRLRDHGNTIVVIEHNLDVIKTADWVIDLGPEGGHRGGQILCTGAPEAIAGHPASHTGRYLRKLLPATAPA, from the coding sequence ATGGACGAAATCCGCATTCGCGGCGCGCGCACTCACAACCTCAAGAACATCAACCTCGACCTGCCGCGCAACCGCCTCACCGTGATCACCGGCCTGTCCGGCTCGGGCAAGTCCTCGCTCGCCTTCGACACCCTCTACGCCGAAGGCCAGCGCCGCTACGTCGAATCGCTGTCGGCCTACGCGCGCCAGTTCCTGCAGCTGATGGAAAAGCCCGACGTCGACCTCATCGAAGGCCTGTCGCCGGCGATCTCGATCGAACAGAAGGCCACCAGCCACAACCCGCGCTCGACCGTCGGCACGGTCACGGAAATCCACGATTACCTGCGCTTGCTCTACGCGCGCGCCGGCACGCCGCACTGCCCGGACCACCCCGACCAGGCGCTCGAAGCGCAGACCGTCTCGCAGATGGTCGACCACATCCTCGCGCTGCCCGAGGACACGCGACTGATGATCCTCGCCCCGGTGGTCTCGCATCGCAAAGGCGAGCAGCACGAGCTCTTCTCCGAATTGCGCGCCCAAGGCTTCGTCCGTGTGCGCGTGGATGGTCAGGTCGGCGAGCTCGACGCCATGCCGCCGCTCGAAAAGGGCCGCCGCCACAGCGTCGAAGTCGTCATCGACCGCCTCAAGGTTCGCGCAGACCAGCGCGGCCGCCTCGCCGAATCCTTCGAGACCGCACTCACCCACGCCGACGGCCGTGCGATCGCCGTCGAAATGGACAGCGGCCACGAACACCTCTTCTCGGCCCGCTTCGCCTGTCCGATCTGCAGCTACTCGCTCGCCGAACTCGAACCGCGCCTCTTCTCGTTCAACAACCCCTCCGGCGCCTGTCCGAAATGCGACGGCCTTGGCCAGGTCGAATTCTTCGACCCCGCCCGCGTCGTCGCCCATCCCGAACTCTCACTCGCCGCCGGCGCCATCCGCGGCTGGGACCGCCGCAACCAGTTCTACTTCCAGATGCTCGCCGGGCTCGCGAGCCACTACGACTTCGACGTCGAAGCGCCGTTCGAGACCCTGTCCGAAGAAGTCCGCCAGGTCGTCCTGCACGGCTCGGGCCGACACAAGATCACCTTCCGTTACCTCTCGGACAACGGCCGCATGGTCCCGAAGGAGCACCCCTTCGAAGGCATCATTCCCAACCTCGAACGCCGCTTCCGCGAAACCGACTCCATCGCGGTACGCGAAGAGCTCGCCAAGTACCGCGCCACCCAGGCCTGCCCCGCCTGCCACGGCACGCGCCTGCGCAGCGAAGCGCGCCACGTGCTCATCGGCGGCCAGTCGCTGCATACCGTCAGCCACATGCCGCTCGGCGAGTGCAAAGCCTTCTTCGACGAACTCAGCCTCAGCGGCCAGCGCGCGCTGGTGGCCGCCAAGATCGTCAAGGAGATCTCCGACCGCCTGAGCTTCCTGATCAACGTCGGCCTCGACTACCTCTCGCTCGACCGCTCCGCCGACACCCTTTCCGGCGGCGAAGCCCAGCGCATTCGCCTCGCCAGCCAGATCGGCTCCGGCCTCACCGGCGTCATGTACGTCCTCGACGAACCCTCGATCGGCCTGCACCAGCGCGACAACGACCGCCTGCTCACGACCCTGCGCCAGCTGCGCGACCTCGGCAACACCGTGATCGTCGTCGAACACGACGAAGACGCCATCCGCTGCGCCGATTACGTCGTGGACATGGGCCCGGGCGCCGGCGTCCATGGCGGCGAAATCGTCGCCCAGGGGACCCCGACCGAGATCATCGCCAACCCGCAATCCCTCACCGGCGCCTACCTCGCCGGCCACGAGGCCATCCAGCCCCCCGTGCGCCGCAGTGCGCCCAACCCGGAACGCCTGTTCCACCTGCGCGGCTGCACCGGCAACAACCTCAAGGATGTCACCCTCGAACTCCCGGTCGGTCTCTTCACCTGCATCACCGGCGTCTCCGGCTCAGGCAAGTCCACGCTGATCAACGACACCCTCTACGCCATCGCCGCACGCCACCTCTATGGCTCCAACATCGAGCCCGCCCCCCACGGCGAGGTCGAAGGGCTGGATCACTTCGACAAGGTCATCAACGTCGACCAAAGCCCCATCGGCCGCACCCCACGCTCCAACCCGGCGACTTACACCGGCCTACTCACTCCGGTGCGCGAACTCTTCGCCGGCGTCCCCGAAGCGCGCGCACGCGGCTACGGCCCCGGCCGCTTCTCGTTCAACGTCAAGGGCGGACGCTGCGAAGCCTGCCAGGGCGACGGCATGATCAAGGTCGAGATGCACTTTCTTCCGGACATGTACGTCCCCTGCGACGTCTGCCACGGCAAACGCTACAACCGCGAAACGCTCGAAATCCGCTACAAGGGCAAGACCATCTACGAGGTCCTCGACATGACCGTCGAGAACGCCCTCGAATTCTTCCGCCCCGTCCCCGGCGTCGCGCGCAAGCTCGAGACCCTGATGGACGTTGGCCTCGGCTACATCCGCCTTGGCCAGAGCGCGACCACCCTCTCGGGCGGCGAAGCCCAACGCGTCAAACTCTCCCTGGAGCTCTCAAAACGCGACACGGGCCGCACCCTCTATATCCTCGACGAACCCACCACCGGCCTGCACTTCCGCGACATCGAACTGCTGCTCGGCGTCCTGAATCGCCTGCGCGACCACGGCAACACCATCGTCGTCATCGAGCACAACCTTGATGTGATCAAGACCGCCGACTGGGTCATCGACCTCGGCCCGGAAGGTGGTCACCGCGGCGGCCAGATCCTCTGCACCGGCGCTCCCGAAGCGATCGCGGGCCACCCGGCCAGCCATACCGGCCGCTACCTGAGGAAACTCCTCCCTGCGACCGCCCCCGCGTGA
- a CDS encoding MFS transporter, which yields MTPAERRAGASLAAIFALRMLGLFLILPVFSLHAHKLPGGDDMSLVGLAIGAYGLTQAFLQMPYGVASDRFGRKPVIVFGLVLFALGSVVAALAASIQIVIVGRVLQGAGAISAAVTALAADLTRDQHRTKVMAMIGSSIGLVFALSMVAAPVLYSLIGMDGIFWLTGALALAAIGVVLYVVPAAPALPRANGGRFADVLRDGQLMRLNFGVFVLHLIQTAMWVLVPAALVAGGGLPLPEHWKVYLPAVVLSFALMVPAVIIAEKGGRMKTIFSTAVGLLVVVQAGLYAFGRSLPALGLWLTLFFVAFNVLEAILPSWISRVAPPHAKGTALGLYNTLQSVGLFLGGAMGGWIAEHYGSGAVNFACGLLAVIWLLLATSMNPPVRRAVASAAAR from the coding sequence ATGACACCTGCCGAGCGGCGAGCCGGCGCGAGCCTGGCAGCCATTTTTGCGCTGCGGATGCTCGGCCTGTTCCTGATCCTGCCGGTGTTTTCGTTGCATGCCCACAAGCTGCCGGGCGGGGACGACATGAGCTTGGTCGGGCTCGCGATCGGCGCCTACGGGCTGACCCAGGCTTTCCTGCAGATGCCCTACGGGGTTGCGTCGGACCGCTTTGGGCGCAAGCCGGTGATTGTGTTCGGACTCGTGCTGTTCGCATTGGGTAGCGTTGTCGCGGCGCTTGCGGCGAGCATCCAGATCGTCATCGTCGGCCGCGTGTTGCAGGGGGCGGGGGCGATTTCGGCGGCGGTGACGGCGCTGGCGGCGGATCTGACGCGGGATCAGCATCGTACCAAGGTGATGGCGATGATCGGGTCGAGCATCGGCCTGGTGTTTGCGTTGTCGATGGTGGCGGCACCAGTGCTGTATTCGCTGATCGGCATGGACGGGATCTTCTGGCTGACCGGCGCGCTGGCCTTGGCGGCGATCGGTGTCGTGCTGTATGTCGTGCCGGCGGCGCCGGCCTTGCCGCGCGCGAACGGCGGGCGCTTCGCGGATGTTCTGCGCGACGGGCAGTTGATGCGCCTGAACTTCGGTGTCTTCGTGCTGCACCTGATCCAGACCGCGATGTGGGTGCTGGTGCCCGCGGCGCTGGTGGCGGGGGGCGGGCTGCCGCTGCCCGAGCACTGGAAGGTCTATCTGCCGGCGGTGGTGCTGTCGTTCGCGTTGATGGTGCCGGCGGTGATCATCGCCGAGAAGGGCGGTCGAATGAAGACCATCTTCAGCACGGCCGTCGGACTGCTGGTAGTGGTGCAGGCCGGCCTGTATGCCTTCGGGCGCAGCCTGCCGGCGCTGGGCTTGTGGTTGACGTTGTTCTTCGTTGCGTTCAATGTGCTCGAAGCTATTCTTCCGTCATGGATTTCGCGCGTCGCGCCCCCGCATGCGAAGGGTACGGCGCTGGGCCTCTACAACACGCTGCAGTCCGTCGGGCTGTTCCTGGGGGGGGCGATGGGCGGCTGGATTGCTGAACACTATGGCAGTGGCGCCGTGAATTTTGCCTGTGGGCTGCTCGCCGTGATCTGGCTGCTGCTGGCGACATCGATGAATCCACCTGTGCGACGTGCCGTTGCGAGCGCGGCCGCGCGTTAA
- the ssb gene encoding single-stranded DNA-binding protein encodes MASLNKVILIGNLGRDPETRYAPSGDAICNVTIATTETWKDKASGERKEATEWHRVVFFGRLAEIASQYLRKGSQVYVEGRLQTRKWQDKDGQDRYTTEIRADEMKMLGSRSGGDAPMRQSEGGYDAPAPAPARQAPQAAPAQRAPSQPSSGGGFGDFDDDIPF; translated from the coding sequence ATGGCTTCCCTGAACAAAGTGATCCTGATCGGCAACCTGGGTCGGGACCCGGAAACGCGTTATGCGCCGAGCGGTGACGCGATCTGCAACGTGACGATCGCGACGACCGAGACCTGGAAGGACAAGGCGAGCGGCGAGCGCAAGGAAGCAACGGAGTGGCATCGCGTGGTGTTTTTCGGCCGCCTCGCGGAGATCGCGTCGCAATATCTGCGCAAGGGCAGCCAGGTGTACGTGGAAGGCCGCCTGCAGACGCGCAAGTGGCAGGACAAGGACGGCCAGGATCGTTACACGACGGAAATCCGTGCCGACGAGATGAAGATGCTGGGTTCGCGTTCGGGCGGCGATGCGCCGATGCGCCAGTCAGAGGGCGGCTATGACGCGCCGGCCCCGGCTCCGGCACGTCAAGCTCCGCAGGCCGCGCCCGCGCAGCGCGCGCCGAGCCAGCCGAGCAGCGGCGGCGGTTTCGGCGACTTCGACGACGATATCCCGTTTTAA
- the rplQ gene encoding 50S ribosomal protein L17, with amino-acid sequence MRHRNGLRKLNRTSAHRQAMFRNMANSLLRHEVIKTTLPKAKELRRVVEPLITLGKKPSLSNRRLAFNRLRDRDMVVKLFDELGPRFSARNGGYLRILKFGFRDGDNAPMALVELVDRPADNEVVEVSEAAAA; translated from the coding sequence ATGCGTCACCGCAACGGTCTTCGCAAACTTAATCGTACCAGCGCTCATCGCCAAGCGATGTTCCGCAACATGGCTAACTCGCTGCTGCGTCACGAAGTCATCAAGACGACGCTGCCGAAGGCCAAGGAACTGCGCCGCGTGGTCGAGCCGCTGATCACCCTCGGCAAGAAGCCGAGCCTGTCGAACCGTCGTCTGGCCTTCAACCGCCTGCGCGACCGCGACATGGTCGTGAAGCTGTTCGACGAGCTGGGCCCGCGTTTCTCGGCCCGCAACGGCGGCTACCTGCGCATCCTGAAGTTCGGCTTCCGCGACGGCGACAATGCGCCGATGGCGCTGGTCGAGCTCGTCGATCGCCCCGCCGACAACGAAGTTGTCGAAGTCAGCGAGGCAGCTGCAGCCTGA